One segment of Sporichthyaceae bacterium DNA contains the following:
- a CDS encoding glycosyltransferase family 2 protein, with amino-acid sequence MGSEALTVVLPCLNEAETLEICIRKAQKSIADLGIDGEVVVADNGSTDGSQDIARRCGARVVDVPIRGYGAALRAGIEAATSPFVIMGDADDSYALDNLGPFYQSLLEGNDIVMGNRFKGGIEPGAMPWLHKYIGNPVLSYLGRKFFRVPIGDFHCGLRGFRRERILKLGLQTTGMEFASEMVVRSAQRKYKIAEVPTTLKPDGRSRPPHLRTWRDGWRHLRFLLAFSPRWLFLYPAYALMLIGAVATVALLFGPVKIGHVTFETQTMTVAATSLIIGTQIAALSLVARSYATHLGLQPRSPKLERVLERLTLEWGLIIGALLSLAGVAFFVGALLHWRHHSYGELAARDMRVPLAGMVLLVAGVQVALVSFTLSLTQIGDR; translated from the coding sequence GTGGGGTCGGAAGCGCTGACAGTGGTTCTGCCGTGCCTGAATGAGGCGGAGACCCTGGAGATCTGCATCCGCAAGGCGCAGAAATCGATTGCCGACCTCGGCATAGACGGCGAAGTCGTCGTCGCCGACAACGGCAGCACCGACGGTTCGCAGGACATCGCCCGGCGCTGCGGGGCCCGCGTGGTGGACGTCCCGATCCGCGGCTACGGGGCCGCGCTGCGGGCCGGTATCGAGGCCGCGACCTCGCCCTTCGTGATCATGGGCGACGCCGACGACAGCTACGCCCTGGACAACCTGGGCCCGTTCTACCAGTCGCTGCTCGAGGGCAACGACATCGTGATGGGCAACCGGTTCAAGGGCGGCATCGAGCCCGGGGCCATGCCCTGGCTGCACAAGTACATCGGCAACCCGGTCCTGTCCTACCTCGGTCGCAAGTTCTTCCGGGTGCCGATCGGCGACTTCCACTGCGGACTGCGCGGGTTCCGTCGCGAGCGCATCCTCAAGCTCGGCCTGCAGACCACCGGCATGGAGTTCGCCAGCGAGATGGTGGTCCGCTCCGCACAGCGCAAGTACAAGATCGCCGAGGTCCCGACCACCCTCAAGCCCGACGGCCGCTCGCGACCGCCCCACCTGCGCACCTGGCGCGACGGCTGGCGGCACCTGCGGTTCCTGCTGGCGTTCAGCCCGCGGTGGCTGTTCCTGTACCCGGCCTACGCGTTGATGCTGATCGGGGCGGTGGCCACGGTCGCGTTGCTGTTCGGCCCGGTGAAGATCGGCCATGTGACGTTCGAGACCCAGACGATGACAGTCGCGGCCACCTCGCTGATCATCGGCACGCAGATCGCCGCGCTGTCGCTGGTCGCCCGCTCGTACGCCACCCATCTGGGCCTGCAACCCCGAAGTCCAAAGCTGGAACGCGTGCTGGAACGGCTCACCCTGGAGTGGGGCCTGATCATCGGCGCGCTGCTCTCGCTGGCCGGCGTCGCCTTCTTCGTCGGCGCACTGCTGCACTGGCGGCACCACAGCTACGGTGAACTGGCGGCCCGCGACATGCGGGTCCCGCTGGCCG